The Gammaproteobacteria bacterium genome has a window encoding:
- a CDS encoding type II toxin-antitoxin system HicA family toxin, which produces MPPKIRDFIADLKKAGFVDRGGRGSHRNFVHPRIARPITVSGKPGDDAKQYQVRAVRSAIEEARK; this is translated from the coding sequence ATGCCGCCCAAGATCAGGGACTTCATTGCCGACCTGAAGAAGGCCGGATTTGTGGACCGAGGGGGAAGAGGAAGTCACCGTAACTTCGTACATCCGAGGATTGCGAGGCCCATTACAGTATCCGGAAAGCCCGGAGACGACGCGAAGCAGTACCAGGTTCGTGCCGTCAGATCAGCGATAGAGGAGGCTCGGAAATGA